In Streptomyces canus, one DNA window encodes the following:
- a CDS encoding M14 family metallopeptidase produces MRRRARPILAVGALLLGGAGIAPVAQAAESATSSPDPNEVKVFRAEVTSGQVPLLLAAGQDGHELSEQVPAKGTATVEVYLTDQEAQKLEGQGVELTEHTLTAKAEARVDKAAEGVFRPYSGSGGLQEEILATARANPGLTKVVSIGKTVNGKDILALKLTKNAKKSKDGAKPSVLYMSNQHAREWITPEMTRRLLHHYVDNYKSDKRVKKIVDSTELWFVLSANPDGYDYTFQSDDNRLWRKNLHDNNGDGTIGVGDGVDLNRNFSYKWGYDDEGSSPNPTSETYRGAAPSSEPETKALDAFEKRIGFTYGINYHSAAELLLYGVGWQVATDTPDDVMYKALAGTPDNSAIPGYRPQVSSELYTTNGEADGHASNVNGLAMFTPEMSTCQTASDLDPNDRWNAADCQSVFNFPDDEKLIQQEFEKNLPFALSVAESAATPDQPKSSLGLKAADFTPKPFTTSYARGADQEVSVVVRRSVRDKELKYRVNGGRTKDVALKAWKGGETYGGEDNLYFDEYRAKVADGDPGDKVEVWFTGRTKSKKPSSSAHFTYTVAERPRADVLVVAEEGATATQAQTYVDALKAAGRRAIVWNVATQGAPDALGVLDHFRTVVHYTGATVPGNPTQLQLRAFLNEGGKLVEAGERAGGNVDLGGGTLSNDFSQYYLGAYTRTTLPGATAFQGTGRLAGAGASLGAAPGNPLDAAGSFSVTSDNLPAATFPQFASAGGGTYPGTPNPYGPYEGTSMAAVTHSDYAWNRLTRTVDLTQVTAAQAPTLRTRMLWDTEEGYDHAVLEAHTAGADDWTTLPEKNGATTSAVPAECEAGFFIAAHPALKRYLTLGTGDCTASGTSGRWNSFTGASAGWQEVSFDLSAYAGKKVEVSFSYITDPGSGGRGVLVDNTSVVVGGQAVETEGFETSLGAWSVPGPPAGSPAVVKDWGRAGELFKTYGAVTTDDTVLLGFGLEHITAAADRKVLLAKALAAIGG; encoded by the coding sequence ATGAGACGAAGAGCGAGACCGATCCTCGCTGTTGGCGCGCTCCTGCTCGGCGGCGCGGGCATCGCGCCCGTCGCCCAGGCCGCGGAGAGCGCAACCAGTTCTCCTGATCCGAACGAAGTCAAGGTCTTCCGCGCCGAGGTGACCAGCGGGCAGGTACCCCTGCTGCTGGCGGCCGGGCAGGACGGCCACGAACTGAGCGAGCAGGTGCCCGCGAAGGGCACCGCGACCGTCGAGGTCTACCTCACCGACCAGGAGGCCCAGAAGCTCGAAGGGCAGGGCGTCGAGCTCACCGAGCACACCCTGACCGCCAAGGCCGAGGCCCGCGTGGACAAGGCCGCCGAGGGCGTGTTCCGGCCGTACAGCGGAAGCGGCGGCCTCCAGGAGGAGATCCTCGCGACCGCCCGGGCCAACCCCGGCCTCACCAAGGTCGTCTCCATCGGCAAGACCGTGAACGGCAAGGACATCCTCGCGCTCAAACTGACCAAGAACGCGAAGAAGTCCAAGGACGGCGCCAAACCCTCCGTCCTCTACATGTCCAACCAGCACGCGCGCGAGTGGATCACGCCGGAGATGACCCGCCGGCTACTCCACCACTACGTCGACAACTACAAGAGCGACAAGCGCGTCAAGAAGATCGTCGACTCCACCGAGCTGTGGTTCGTCCTGTCGGCCAACCCCGACGGCTACGACTACACCTTCCAGAGCGACGACAACCGCCTGTGGCGCAAGAACCTGCACGACAACAACGGCGACGGCACCATAGGCGTCGGCGACGGCGTCGACCTCAACCGCAACTTCTCCTACAAGTGGGGCTACGACGACGAGGGTTCGTCCCCCAACCCCACCAGCGAGACCTACCGCGGCGCGGCCCCCTCCTCGGAGCCCGAGACCAAGGCGCTGGACGCCTTCGAGAAGCGGATCGGCTTCACGTACGGCATCAACTACCACTCCGCCGCCGAACTCCTCCTCTACGGCGTCGGCTGGCAGGTGGCCACCGACACGCCCGACGACGTGATGTACAAGGCGCTCGCCGGCACCCCGGACAACTCTGCGATCCCCGGCTACCGTCCACAGGTCTCCTCGGAGCTGTACACCACCAACGGCGAGGCGGACGGCCACGCGTCGAACGTCAACGGCCTGGCGATGTTCACCCCCGAGATGTCGACCTGCCAGACCGCCTCGGACCTCGACCCGAACGACCGGTGGAACGCGGCGGACTGCCAATCGGTCTTCAACTTCCCGGACGACGAGAAGCTGATCCAGCAGGAGTTCGAGAAGAACCTCCCGTTCGCGCTCTCCGTCGCCGAGTCCGCGGCCACGCCCGACCAGCCGAAGTCGTCGCTCGGTCTGAAGGCCGCCGACTTCACCCCGAAGCCGTTCACCACGTCCTACGCGCGCGGCGCGGACCAGGAGGTCTCCGTCGTCGTACGCAGGTCCGTGCGCGACAAGGAGCTCAAGTACCGCGTCAACGGCGGCCGTACGAAGGACGTGGCGCTCAAGGCCTGGAAGGGCGGAGAGACGTACGGCGGTGAGGACAACCTCTACTTCGACGAGTACCGTGCCAAGGTCGCCGACGGCGATCCGGGCGACAAGGTCGAGGTCTGGTTCACCGGCCGGACGAAGAGCAAGAAGCCCAGCTCCAGCGCGCACTTCACCTACACGGTGGCCGAGCGGCCGCGCGCCGACGTGCTCGTGGTCGCCGAGGAGGGCGCGACCGCCACTCAGGCGCAGACCTACGTGGACGCCCTCAAGGCGGCCGGCCGCAGGGCGATCGTCTGGAACGTCGCCACGCAGGGCGCGCCCGACGCGCTCGGCGTGCTGGACCACTTCCGGACCGTCGTCCACTACACGGGCGCGACCGTCCCGGGCAACCCCACCCAGCTCCAGCTGCGCGCCTTCCTGAACGAGGGCGGCAAGCTGGTCGAGGCGGGCGAGCGGGCCGGCGGCAACGTCGACCTGGGCGGCGGCACCCTGTCGAACGACTTCAGCCAGTACTACCTGGGCGCCTACACCCGTACGACGCTGCCGGGCGCCACGGCCTTCCAGGGCACCGGCAGACTCGCCGGAGCCGGCGCGAGCCTCGGGGCCGCCCCCGGCAACCCGCTGGACGCGGCCGGATCCTTCAGCGTCACCTCGGACAACCTGCCCGCGGCGACCTTCCCGCAGTTCGCGAGTGCGGGAGGCGGCACGTACCCCGGCACGCCCAACCCGTACGGACCGTACGAGGGCACGTCCATGGCGGCCGTCACGCACAGCGACTACGCCTGGAACCGCCTCACCCGCACCGTCGACCTCACCCAGGTGACCGCCGCGCAGGCGCCCACGCTGCGCACCCGGATGCTGTGGGACACCGAGGAGGGCTACGACCACGCCGTGCTGGAGGCGCACACCGCCGGGGCGGACGACTGGACCACCCTCCCGGAGAAGAACGGTGCAACCACCAGCGCCGTGCCCGCCGAGTGCGAGGCCGGGTTCTTCATCGCGGCCCACCCCGCTCTCAAGCGGTATCTGACCCTGGGCACCGGCGACTGCACGGCCTCCGGCACCAGCGGCCGGTGGAACAGCTTCACCGGGGCCTCGGCCGGCTGGCAGGAGGTCTCCTTCGACCTCTCCGCGTACGCGGGCAAGAAGGTCGAGGTGTCCTTCAGCTACATCACCGACCCCGGGTCCGGCGGTCGCGGCGTCCTCGTCGACAACACCTCGGTCGTCGTCGGCGGCCAGGCCGTCGAGACGGAAGGCTTCGAGACCTCGCTCGGCGCGTGGAGCGTGCCCGGGCCGCCCGCGGGCAGCCCCGCGGTCGTGAAGGACTGGGGGCGCGCCGGAGAGCTGTTCAAGACCTACGGAGCGGTCACCACGGACGACACCGTGCTGCTGGGCTTCGGCCTGGAGCACATCACCGCGGCGGCCGACCGCAAGGTCCTTCTCGCCAAGGCGCTCGCGGCGATCGGCGGGTGA
- the gap gene encoding type I glyceraldehyde-3-phosphate dehydrogenase — protein sequence MTIRVGINGFGRIGRNYFRALLEQGADIEIVAVNDLGDTATTAHLLKYDTILGRLKAEVSHTADTITVDGHTIKVLSERNPADIPWGELGVDIVVESTGIFTKKADAEKHIAGGAKKVLISAPAKDEDITIVMGVNQDKYDAANHHVISNASCTTNCVAPMAKVLDENFGIVKGLMTTVHAYTNDQRILDFPHSDLRRARAAAENIIPTTTGAAKATALVLPQLKGKLDGIAMRVPVPTGSATDLVVTLQREVTKDEVNAAFKKASEDGDLKGYLSYTEDPIVSSDIVSDPASCTFDSSLTMVQEGNSVKILGWYDNEWGYSNRLVDLTVFVGNQL from the coding sequence GTGACGATCCGCGTAGGCATCAACGGCTTTGGCCGCATCGGTCGTAACTACTTCCGCGCGCTGCTGGAGCAGGGTGCTGACATCGAGATCGTGGCTGTCAACGACCTGGGTGACACCGCGACCACCGCGCACCTGCTGAAGTACGACACCATCCTGGGCCGCCTCAAGGCCGAGGTGTCGCACACCGCCGACACGATCACCGTCGACGGTCACACCATCAAGGTGCTGTCCGAGCGCAACCCGGCCGACATCCCGTGGGGCGAGCTGGGCGTCGACATCGTCGTCGAGTCCACCGGCATCTTCACGAAGAAGGCCGACGCCGAGAAGCACATCGCGGGCGGCGCCAAGAAGGTCCTCATCTCGGCTCCGGCCAAGGACGAGGACATCACCATCGTGATGGGCGTCAACCAGGACAAGTACGACGCGGCCAACCACCACGTCATCTCGAACGCCTCCTGCACCACCAACTGTGTGGCGCCGATGGCCAAGGTTCTGGACGAGAACTTCGGCATCGTCAAGGGTCTGATGACGACGGTCCACGCGTACACCAACGACCAGCGCATCCTGGACTTCCCGCACTCGGACCTGCGTCGCGCCCGCGCCGCCGCCGAGAACATCATCCCGACCACGACGGGCGCCGCGAAGGCCACCGCCCTGGTCCTCCCGCAGCTCAAGGGCAAGCTGGACGGCATCGCGATGCGCGTCCCGGTCCCCACCGGCTCGGCCACCGACCTGGTCGTGACGCTGCAGCGCGAGGTCACCAAGGACGAGGTCAACGCCGCGTTCAAGAAGGCCTCCGAGGACGGCGACCTCAAGGGCTACCTGTCGTACACCGAGGACCCGATCGTCTCCTCGGACATCGTCAGCGACCCGGCCTCCTGCACCTTCGACTCCTCCCTGACCATGGTCCAGGAGGGCAACTCGGTGAAGATCCTCGGCTGGTACGACAACGAGTGGGGCTACTCCAACCGCCTCGTCGACCTCACGGTCTTCGTCGGCAACCAGCTCTGA